Part of the Benincasa hispida cultivar B227 chromosome 11, ASM972705v1, whole genome shotgun sequence genome, CTGCTTTAATGGCTTTGATTAAGCTATAGCAATGATCAAAATCGACCTAAGCTGTAGTTTATGGTGCTAGTTTCAATTTCTGACCGCAGCTTTAGAATCTTCTGGCATGATTTTTTCATTCTCTATTTTTGTCATCAAGCAAGTGATACGTTCTTGTTATTCGTTGTTATTGATCTATTGTCTCGTCGATGATGGTATGGTCGTGATTTCTTCAAATTGTTTCCCGCCACTTGTCGTTAATGCATAAGCGGAGTAGTATGAGTAGATCTAAAGCGTTGAACAAGTTGGCATGTTACTTCTGACTTTTGGCCGTTCGTTTATTAGGAAGATGTGGCTTTTTGTCTGAAAGAGCATTTGCTTTCGATCTATTTTGCTGAGTTCTGCTTGCCATTAGAGTTTGACCTagtttataattcaaatatttgggAGGAGTACAGAggcatcttctttctcctcttGTTTCGAATGATTTTTGACTTATTTCATGTCagatttttgtttgtttgaatatcgatatataaatgcataatttCCTCTACTATATGTTGAATTTTTTAACAGTTACTTCAGAATTTCATTGCCTTAAAGAATCTCAAACTTTTGCATACATATGGTTGGCGTGGCCTTGTTGAAATCCTGTACTCGTCTCTGGACTTAGTATATTAACTAAAGAAGtttcattaaaagaaataacttcctttctgatacatgcgtgtgttttcaattttttctaactCATATGTATATGAACCATTGGTCTATGTTTTAAAGCCTCTGTCAGGGGTTGCTTATGCATTTGGTTGGATATAGAGGTATTGTATGCTTGACTCAATTGTTGATGGCAAACTTGGCCAACTCAAATGACCTTCTTAGGTGATAGACCAAATAATTTGGGTTTTGCAggtcattttattttatattaatattataaacaaTGGAACAAAAGTTACATATTTTATTCTATGAACGATAGTACTTCAAAGACTTGAAACCAATTATTTTCTAGAAATTTGTTTATTGAGTAACaaaaaaaacgaaaagaaaagaaaagaaagaaagagaactGAAAGAGTCATCAGGCACACTAAAAGTGAGACTAGTCTTAGTTGGAGTGAGTTTGTGTAAGCTTCTTCTTCTGGGCTTCTTATGTCTTCTTTCTAAACCGTCAATGAAAAGTTCTTAGTTTGCGCTAAAATAAATGACATGTAAAACTAACTTCTAACATAAATAAAAgagatttttttgaaattatcaAAATTGAGTTGATTCTATTTAATTTGTGTTAATATTAGGACAACCACGAACCAATCCGATCAAGTGATCTCAAGTTGTTTAATCCTAAACTGCCCATTTAAGTCCATAACTTATTTGGTTTTGGTTGATCAGGTGTTATTGAATTTCTTTAACATCCCTAGCCTCCTTTTCCTGGAtcttttactatttaaaacttaATGCCCATAATGTGATCTATCAGTacaatcatattttttttacaagaaCAATTTTCAttgagaagaaatgaaagaatacatggGTGTACAAAAACAAGCCCACAAAAAAGGGGACTCACTCTACAAGGAGGGATTTCAACTAtacaaaatcaaatataaagGTATATTACAGAAAGCCTTTGAAATCAAAGCCCAATGAGAAACATGAAAACGAACCAGAGACCAAATTTCTCTAGCATCCCTTTCAACCCCCATGAACACCCTACTATTCCTCTCACCCCATAGCACCCAAGAGATAGCACAAACACTAGCAATCCAGAGGAAACAGCCTCTCTGCCCAAACGGCAGATTGAGGAGGAACTCCTTGATCATATCTCTAACATCTCTGTGACGAGCACACATCATACCAAACGTTTGGAAAAACAAATCCCAGACAAAGCCCACAAACTCACAATGCCAAAGAATATGGTCCAAATCTTCCTCCGCCCTTCGAAAAAGAATACAACAGAAAGGTCCAACTATTGAAGGCATCTTTCTCACCAGCCTGTCCAACATACTAATACGATGCCAAGTGAAGAATCTCACCTTTCTAGAAACCTTAATCCTTCAAAGCAACGAAAAGATAGACTCTCCTAGAGGAGAAGGGTTAATCAAACTCTGAAAAAAGACTTACATGTGAATTCATCCAAAGGATTGGGGCTCCAAACTCTCACATCTCTCCTCTCAAGATGAAATGGGTGACTCTGAAGAAGAGAGAGGAGAGCCACCACTCCATCGTTTCCCTATCGGAAAGAGCACAACGGAACTCAAAGGAAAATGTACAAGAGCTCCCTGTCTAGACAAGAAAATCtgtcaaaaatgatttttaagagaagaaaaatggtaCAATCTGGGGAATAACCCAGAGAGAGGACTCTCCCCCATCCAGTGATCTTTCGAAAAACACGTCTCTCTACCTTCTCCCACCACACAGCGGACCCAAAGAACAAAGGCAGGGAGCTCTCTCGATATCTATTTCCAAGGATTCTGATGGGTGCCTTTAATCCCTTTATCCAACCACTCGAAAGGATAGGAGCTACGCCATAGAGAATTGAGCTTAGTAAAAAAGCACCACCTTTGTTACAAATCCTAAGGTTCCCAATTTCTAAAACCCCCTTAAGAAACCGGTTTTCAATCACCTCCCACCTAATTAGGTGCAAGCCTTTACCTTTCTCTTCATCAACCCTTCCCAAAGGAAGTCATGCATCAACCTCTCCAAACGCTTACACACCTCACCTTGAGCTctgaaaaaagagaagaaataaacTGGAATACCACTCGACTTAATTAGAGTGAGACAACCCGCTTTAGAAAGAAACCCCTTTTTCGAAGAAGCCAGCCTATTGCAAACTTTGTTCATCACAGGATCCCACAAGGAAAAACACATTTCGGATTATATGTGATACTGTtgtattttatcattttaaagttaaaagtgaTACTGTTGTTGCCCTTAATGTATGTATGTACTAGCTCTTCTGAATAGAGCTCAAAATAGCAGGATTGCTGAGGAATATAGCTGTGCTGCtcttttttggatttttggcCTGGGGTTATCAGGCAATCCAACCTCCTGCACCAAAAATATGTGGTTCTCCTGAGGGACCTCCTATCACAGCACCAAGAATAAAGCTTAGAGATGGTAGATATTTGGCATACAAGGAGCACGGGGTTCCAAAAGATTCAGCTAAATACAAAATTATCTATGTCCATAGCTTTCGTTCTTGCAGACACAATGCCATTGTTGCAAATACCATCTCTCAGGTATCATTTTATATTTCACCTTTTAATGTTTATCAAAATGATCTGGAAAGGCATCTTAACACTCAAATGTGATCAGTCTTAAGTTCACTCTCTATTGACATTTTGCAGGACCTAATTGAAAACTTAGGAATCTACATTCTATCATTTGACAGATCTGGTTATGGAGAGAGTGATCCGAATCCAAATCGAACTCCAAAAACCATCGCTTCTGATATAGAGGAGCTAGCTGATCAATTGGAGCTAGGATCCAAATTCTATGTTATTGGATTTTCCATGGGTGGCCAGGCAGTTTGGAGCTGTCTAAAATATATTCCTAACAGGTATGAAACCACACCTGAAAACGAACATCAAGAATCATTTTATACAACAAAATGAGAATGAACATCAGGAAGAAATCATAAATTGAATATTCCATTGCCTCCTTTTATGTGAAAGGATATGCAGGACACGGAAAGCGATTTATCTATTTGTGTTTCTTCTTGTATGACaaggatttttatttatttattttctttttttaaaaaaaaaaaaatactaacaGGCTAGCAGGGGCAGCACTATTAGCGCCAGTTGTTAACTACTGGTGGCCTGGGCTTCCTGCAAACTTAACGAATGAAGCCTTCTACCAACAGTTTCGGCAGGATCAGTGGACACTTCGTGTCGCTCACTACACCCCGTGGCTTACCTACTGGTGGAATACACAAAGATGGTTTCCTTCTTCTAGTATTATTGCTGCAAGTCCCAATATTCTATCTCGTCAAGATAAAGAACTCCTGTCCAAGCAAGTGGGAAGGAAAGAATGTGAGGTATGCGACCTTTCCGTATACAATTTTGCTTTCTACTTTTCTGATCTTATCTTATTCACTTCTGACTGTACGTTAGTCGATAGAGATGGTGCTAAATGTGTCAAATTAAAGGTTGCATTCCAGTTAGTAATTTATCAGCCAAATTTGAGAGGTGAGTTGAGGGTCAGTAAACATAGAAAAGTCAATGGCACATCCTCAAGTGTTGGTTTGATTTAAGTCAGAAATCTGCCATAAACAATATTGAGTTACAAAAGGAGATAAAATTGTACTTACTGGAGTGCAGGGAGTGTGGATAAGGGTAGATAGGGGTAGGAACTCTCTTGTAATAAATCGTTAAAGGGTTATGGACCAAATGGAATATATTGTAGGGGTGGGTATTGTGTTTTTAATCAGATACTAGCAAGTAATTAGGAGGTTTGGTAGCTTGTGGAGAGTGTGAAGCATCTGCCAAGCATTTGGGattgtatttttttagttctattTCCCTAAAGGCCCAAGATGGAGCAGTGGTGTAAAGGAAATGAAAATACGTTGAGAAATCTGGGTAACTTGTTTAAAACTAGTCAAGTGAAAGAAATAGCAAAGGGAGAAACCAAACTTGTAGTCATGATGGGGGAGGAAAAACTTCCGTTGAAGATGTCTTGCTTCCCCGTGCAATGCTTTTACTGGGAGGGGAGGGAGTGAAGGTTTGTCTGAATAAGTTTGGAGGGATTAGCGAAGTATGTGTGTTGTATGTGAAGAGAAGTTTGGATTATATCCTACACCAATACCAAAGGGACAAAGTAGACCAATACCAAAGGGACGAAGTTGAAGAAAGAACACTGGTAGAGAGTCGTCTTCCTATGGTACAAGAGAGCTTAAAATATTCACAATAGCAAATTATGATAACGCTTCAGGCAGCCACATGAAAATACTAAGTTGGAACATAGAAGGGTTGGTGGGGGGCTGTAGCAAGAGGGCTACAATCAAGGATTTTATCAAAGAAACTGGTTTGGAAGTAGCTTTGCTATAGGAACCAAGGCAGTTGAAGGGAATGCTAATAATGTGGGATGAGATGGGAAAATAACCAAGGCAGTTGAAGTTCCAAAAAAACTTATTTGGTCTCCGTGAGATATGATTAATATTTATGGTCCAACATATTGCagagaaagaaagaagttaTTGCCTAATGGGTGAATCCAAAAGcttttttggtcatttttgGGGGATTTGGTTTTTGGAAGGCAATATCAATGCTACTTCCTGTTGATCCTGCGAAAAAGTCCTATAGGGGAAGAACAAGAAGTATGAAGAAATCTAGTGAATATTATACGAGGTCTgtaataactttttttaaaatacttttggtAGTCCAACTAAACCTAATGGAAATTGAGTGAAAAGTACTCGAGTACTTTCTTTTGCACCCCTAGACTCTAAACTTGCTTCATTTTACTTTAAAGATCCTCtcaaactatttaaatttggtcatcTTGAGGCTCTTCTGGGAGTGAAATGATTTCATCTTCCATCTGAAATTTAGACAACCCTATATGAACAAAATCTGGTTTGAAAAGCTAAGGCCCTGCTTGAAAccattttggtttttggtttttgcttCTTGAAAATTGTGTTACTTTCTCTCGATTTCTTCACAGTGGTTTCCATCTGTCCCATGGAAACACTCAGATTCTTAGTCAAGTTCTCAACCTATTAAAAACTGTTTCAAAAATATCCACAAAAAGTAACCTAATAAACATAAATAgcgtttataagcttaattttgaaaacccaaaaattaaaaactaaattgttatcaaaCTTTGCCACTAGAAGtgaatataataatacaaaatgCTAGCACATGATAATCAGCTGTCTCCCTGTAAAATAcactgaaaaatattttttctttttctgttgctGGGATGGAATTGTCACTGTCAGCTTATATTTAAACAACAAGGAGAATACGAGTCCATTCACAGGGATGTAAACGTTGGATTTGGGAAGTGGGAATTCAGTCCTCTGGATCTGGAAAACCCATTCCCAGAAAATGAAGGTTCTGTCCATTTATGGCATGGAGATGAAGACAAGATCGTGCCTGTCACTCTCCAACGTTACATTGCCAAACAGCTTCCATGGATTCATTATCACGAGATTGCAGGTGCTGGTCATAACGCCTATGCTGATGGCATGTCTGAATCCATCATTAAAGCCCTTCTTCTTAACCAGAAATAAGTGCTTTTTATTACATCTTTTTCTGGGTTGGTGATCCTTCGTTACTCCATTTTTGTCTCTCTTCCTTGCTATTGTATTTATAACTTTGTCTTTATTTGGCTGTTCGGagttttaacctttttttagtGCACGATCAATGGATACTTCTTCCTTGGTCTCCTCTCTTATCGATCTTTGAAATTGAGTGTTGAAAgtgttattttatcttttttatatcCACCCATGTTCTGTTGAGTTTGTTAAATCACCTATTGTTCTAAAAGTTTAGGTTGATGGGTGAAGTAAATTTAGACTTAGTTTGGCATTGCGAACTGAATTTGATTTTAGAAGAATTTAAAAGTCACCTaggaaattgattttaaaataggtTTGAAAATGAATGTGTTAAAATCATTGACTGACTTAAAATTAGTGGgagatgaaaattttaatattacataATTTAGTAGAGCTTATGTGGTCAAtttagttgtatcaatttaaatcttgaatttttatagatgtatcaatttaaactttgaactttcacaaatgtatcaatttaaatactagtgtatccaaataaaacataacgtttaaattgatatacttaagAAAGTTTGTTTAAGCtaatacaattattattttaggatttaaattgatttaatctCAGgagtttaaattatataattattaattttttaggtTAATCCATGGTGGTTTGAGAACCTAACATACTATATAGGTATGTCTCTCTCTAACCtattttctaagaaaaaaatttaagagttaaaatatatttgatttaagatattattaaattatagcTAACTTGAGAATAGTTAATTAGTCTCAAGCATATAATTAAGACATTGAATtcagtttttctttttccaaaaaatgttaaatattcTCCCTTAGCTTTAGGAGAGAATTTATTGATCCTTAGAAAATTGGGGGTCTAAAGGtgtaatattgttttttaaaatcatattgaaTAGAGATTTAAGGATTCATATCACCATGATcaaatcaaaagattaaactcatctaaactattattatttattggGTAATATTTAAACTAACTTAACATGTACGGATTGTTAATTTGTATTCAAAATCTTAGTAGAAAATATAAATCTAGATAAGTTTGTACTCAATCATTTCTCAGCTTTGAGATAGAATTTAGtataaacaaatattaataaatcATTCATATGTATAATATTCCATTTTTTCTTGCAAATGACAATAGTTCATACccttggagaaataatattgacCATGTAATTATACATGTGTTGTTAAGTTGAGTACAGCTGATTAAATAATCCATCTGTTACCATATCAGAAATTGATAGTTGGATCCTTAAAAAGGACAAGGCTCAAGTTGGTATTTATTCTAATATCTGCcatcaattaattaacttttattcattttctaATCATTTAAACACAGCTCGATtcataaagaaaaggaaatacttcaattttttagaaagatatatatataatttgtagtTTTCTAATTAAAGACTCAAGTTGGTATTTATTCTAATATCTACcatcaattaattaacttttattcattttctaATCATTTAAACACAATTCATAAAGGAAATGAAAACATTccatttgttttttgaaaaaaatataacttGTGATGGTTTCctaatttttatactttaatGCACCTTTTATCTTCTGTATTTGACTTCTTATCGTTGGTTATCAAGTTTAACAAATATCGACGGACAACAAATTAACAATAATACTTAAAAAGTTACATAGCAGTTTGAAGAAGTTGGTGAAATAAATCTAAATCAATTGACGTGACAAGGTTTAATCATTTTACTCTACATATTGCCAAAAAAAAAgtacttaagaaattaaatGAGCGTGTGGAGTGAAAAATGGggtcattaaattttttattttcatgacTTATTAACTCGGTATATTATGTGTTTCATGATCAAAAGTACTTCACTCCTTATCTTAAATACTCTTAAAGACTGTTCGGGATGTTGAGTTGAGATACTGAAATTCATATGTATATgaagtttatatgtttgtgGAGTTCACATATCTATATTTggaatatataattatttgtcTGAGTTCATATATCTATGTCCGAGGTGTATAATTGAGTTTATATGTTTGGAGTATCTTGCATagttttttaactttaaataatctgcttttatgattactatttttggcTTGAAACTTTTATATTCAATAATGATACCCAAcctgtttgaataaaatatagattgcaatttttttcttttaatgtttaAAGTAAGTTCGTTCGttcgttctttttttttttttttttgtaatgaatAATAATTAACCCATTATATGGAATATAGTTAATGAAATGGAAAATCAAAGAGTAATCATAACTCCTAATTTTCCACAatgaatttcattttcttcttctttttcttcttactgTTGTTACTATCTATTTTTACTTtgtcattgattttttttaattgaatcccCCTGTCATCTTAGTAGCCAATGAAATGCCActacatttattcaataatttcactttcaatttctccaaatttggagAATCATTATAGAAAAAATCTCCAACTTTCACTATTTCTTGCCAAAAAATGTTCTATaaaaaaatctctattttatatttttcttgttaTGTTTTATATACTTTTCCGAATATTATTGACACTTATTTGATAtgtaaattcaattaaataaagatatattttacaaatttctacgtataaatattgcacttaatatagacaaaatactattatttatataatcaacaattttataacatactttaacagtcatcaaTCTTATAATAGTCAAAAgaggttgtcgaagttgattatagAAGATGATTTTCATTAGATTTTATAGTTAGAAGTAGTTGTAGGAGTTTGAAattggtcgcatgaaggtggtattggagttggtggTTGAGTTTGTTGTCAAAGGTGGTTTTCAGAGTCCGAAGTTGGTCGTCAGATTTGGTCGCGCAAAGGTGGTCATCAAAGTTGATCATCAGAGATGATTTTCGCAAAGTTTTATAGTCATAAATGGTTGTTGAAACTCGAAGTTAGTCATATGATGGGTATTGGAGGTGGTTGGTAGAGTTTGTTGTCAAAGGTGGTTACCGAAGTTTGGAGTTGCTCATCAGAGTTGCTCGCTCGAAGGTGGTCATTTAAGTTGATCATTAAAAGGTGATTTTCATTGGAATTTGTAGTCTGAGTGGGTTATTGGAGTTAGTCACGCgaaggtggtcgtcgaagttaGGTCACCAAAGGCGGTTGTTGAAGTCTgaattggttgtcggagttggtcatcggaATTTTCATCGGAGATGGTTGTCGGATCTCATAGTTGATTTTCAAAACATGGTAGCGATATTCGACTACAGTAACCAATAGGTGGAGCCACAGAAAAtattggaaaaaaagaaaagtttagaTGAATTAGGatgagttgataaaatatattagcTCAATTCTATCGACATTTAAAATTTGTAGGTCAAATATTGAGTTGATAAATTATAACAACAATGAATAAATTCATGTTCTTGAGCCAAAACAACCTTAAagtttattttcatatatttttttaaaatatata contains:
- the LOC120091130 gene encoding uncharacterized protein LOC120091130 isoform X1; this encodes MAGGVNRKISAASARAHTRKAKRSNSSPISSELKIAGLLRNIAVLLFFGFLAWGYQAIQPPAPKICGSPEGPPITAPRIKLRDGRYLAYKEHGVPKDSAKYKIIYVHSFRSCRHNAIVANTISQDLIENLGIYILSFDRSGYGESDPNPNRTPKTIASDIEELADQLELGSKFYVIGFSMGGQAVWSCLKYIPNRLAGAALLAPVVNYWWPGLPANLTNEAFYQQFRQDQWTLRVAHYTPWLTYWWNTQRWFPSSSIIAASPNILSRQDKELLSKQVGRKECELIFKQQGEYESIHRDVNVGFGKWEFSPLDLENPFPENEGSVHLWHGDEDKIVPVTLQRYIAKQLPWIHYHEIAGAGHNAYADGMSESIIKALLLNQK
- the LOC120091130 gene encoding uncharacterized protein LOC120091130 isoform X2, yielding MAGGVNRKISAASARAHTRKAKRSNSSPISSAGLLRNIAVLLFFGFLAWGYQAIQPPAPKICGSPEGPPITAPRIKLRDGRYLAYKEHGVPKDSAKYKIIYVHSFRSCRHNAIVANTISQDLIENLGIYILSFDRSGYGESDPNPNRTPKTIASDIEELADQLELGSKFYVIGFSMGGQAVWSCLKYIPNRLAGAALLAPVVNYWWPGLPANLTNEAFYQQFRQDQWTLRVAHYTPWLTYWWNTQRWFPSSSIIAASPNILSRQDKELLSKQVGRKECELIFKQQGEYESIHRDVNVGFGKWEFSPLDLENPFPENEGSVHLWHGDEDKIVPVTLQRYIAKQLPWIHYHEIAGAGHNAYADGMSESIIKALLLNQK
- the LOC120091130 gene encoding uncharacterized protein LOC120091130 isoform X3, with the protein product MAGGVNRKISAASARAHTRKAKRSNSSPISSGLLRNIAVLLFFGFLAWGYQAIQPPAPKICGSPEGPPITAPRIKLRDGRYLAYKEHGVPKDSAKYKIIYVHSFRSCRHNAIVANTISQDLIENLGIYILSFDRSGYGESDPNPNRTPKTIASDIEELADQLELGSKFYVIGFSMGGQAVWSCLKYIPNRLAGAALLAPVVNYWWPGLPANLTNEAFYQQFRQDQWTLRVAHYTPWLTYWWNTQRWFPSSSIIAASPNILSRQDKELLSKQVGRKECELIFKQQGEYESIHRDVNVGFGKWEFSPLDLENPFPENEGSVHLWHGDEDKIVPVTLQRYIAKQLPWIHYHEIAGAGHNAYADGMSESIIKALLLNQK